A genomic region of Plasmodium falciparum 3D7 genome assembly, chromosome: 11 contains the following coding sequences:
- a CDS encoding rifin, with protein sequence MKIHYTNILLFPLKLNILVYNQRNYYITPPHIQTNRSLCECELYAPANYDSDPEMKRVMQKFHDRTTQRFQEYDERLQEKRQICKDKCDKEIQKIILKDKLEKELMDKFSTLDTDIQSDAIPTCICEKSLADKVEKGCLRCAQNLGGVAPGWGLLSGFGYVTWSQYISGIAAKAAADAGLKAGVKVGLVNAVKIVTNTLIESGGEIPIMDWEKLIIFGDFSDGVTLHAIFKNLNNMMNCHLDSGKYSQFSMFVQKFAKNFKPITANYSKEVAEVTKAVADAKTGVLTKAGNATSSLSTGITASIIAIVVIVLIMVIIYLVLRYRRKKKMKKKLQYIKLLEE encoded by the exons atgaaaatccattatactaatatattattgtttcctctaaaattaaatatattg GTATATAATCAAAGGAACTATTACATTACACCACCTCATATACAAACTAACAGATCTTTATGTGAATGTGAATTATATGCACCTGCCAACTATGATAGTGATCCTGAAATGAAAAGGGTGATGCAAAAATTTCATGATCGAACAACACAAAGGTTTCAAGAATACGATGAAAGGTTGCAAGAAAAACGACAAATATGTAAAGATAAATGCGACAAAGAAatccaaaaaattatattaaaagataaattagaaaaagaattaatggACAAATTTTCCACGTTAGACACGGATATACAAAGTGACGCCATTCCAACATGTATTTGTGAAAAGTCGTTAGCAGATAAAGTGGAAAAAGGATGCTTGAGATGTGCACAAAATTTGGGAGGGGTTGCACCCGGTTGGGGTCTGCTCAGTGGTTTTGGCTATGTGACATGGTCACAATATATTTCCGGAATTGCTGCAAAAGCTGCTGCAGATGCAGGTCTTAAGGCAGGTGTAAAAGTAGGTTTGGTTAACGCTGTCAAAATAGTAACAAATACATTAATTGAATCAGGAGGTGAGATACCTATAATGGATTGGGAAaaacttattatttttggtGACTTTTCTGATGGAGTAACACTTCATGCTATATTTAAAAacttaaataatatgatgaaTTGCCATTTAGATTCTGGAAAGTATTCTCAATTTTCTATGTTCGTACAAAAATTTGCTAAAAATTTTAAGCCAATTACTGCAAATTATTCTAAAGAAGTAGCAGAAGTCACAAAAGCGGTTGCTGATGCTAAAACCGGTGTATTGACAAAAGCAGGCAATGCAACTAGTAGTTTATCTACTGGAATAACTGCTTCCATTATTGCAATTGTAGTAATCGTTTTAATTAtggtaattatttatttagttTTACGTTAtcgacgaaaaaaaaaaatgaagaaaaaattgcAGTACATCAAATTATTAGAAGAATAG
- a CDS encoding rifin has translation MKVYYINILLFAFPLNILVYNQWNHKSTTHHTPKVPTTRLLYECELYIPNYDNDPEMKRIMQQFDDRTSQRFHEYDNRMIEKQQKCKDQCDKEIQKIILKDKLEKELMEKFATLQTDIQNDAIPTCVCEKSLADKTEKFCLNCGKTMGAVAPAWGLISCIGYVGWSQYVAAKIVEAGIKNGLEVGLLKVTEAATSMSQLTASDIPKITIEKMLSSGTFTDKMTFSDICNYINTIMSSELESKGYTKYTFALENIAKPSKIKYHYSKQSADVLAAITEGKTAESLKLSPYTSILTNTIIASIIAIVVIVLVMVIIYLILRYRRKKKMKKKLEYMKLLKE, from the exons atgaaagtctattatattaatatattattgtttgcctttccattaaatatattg GTATATAATCAATGGAACCATAAAAGCACCACACATCATACACCAAAAGTACCAACTACCAGGTTATTATACGAATGCGAACTATATATTCCAAATTATGACAATGATCCcgaaatgaaaagaataatgCAACAATTTGATGATCGTACATCACAAAGATTTCACGAGTACGACAACCGTATGATAgaaaaacaacaaaaatgtaaagaTCAATGTGATAAAGAAatccaaaaaattattttaaaagataaattggaaaaagaattaatggAAAAATTTGCTACATTACAAACTGATATACAAAATGACGCCATTCCAACATGTGTTTGCGAAAAATCCTTAGCAGATAAAACAGAAAAATTTTGTCTTAACTGCGGAAAAACTATGGGAGCGGTTGCGCCTGCTTGGGGTCTCATTAGCTGTATAGGGTATGTGGGATGGTCACAATATGTTGCTGCAAAGATCGTTGAAGCAGGTATTAAAAATGGTTTAGAAGTGGGTTTGCTTAAGGTCACGGAAGCAGCAACAAGTATGTCACAACTTACTGCATCTGATATACCTAAAATCACGATAGAAAAAATGCTATCCTCAGGTACGTTTACTGATAAAATGACTTTTTCCGATATATGCAATTACATAAATACTATAATGTCTTCGGAATTAGAATCTAAAGGATATACTAAATATACCTTCGCACTAGAAAATATAGCAAAACCTAGTAAAATTAAGTATCACTATTCTAAACAAAGTGCAGATGTTTTAGCAGCTATTACGGAAGGTAAAACAGCTGAAAGTCTTAAATTATCACCATATACTAGTATATTAACTAATACGATTATTGCTTCCATTATTGCAATAGTAGTTATAGTTTTGGTTAtggtaattatttatttaatattacgttatcgtagaaaaaaaaaaatgaagaaaaaattagaatatatgaaattattaaaagaatag
- a CDS encoding DnaJ protein, putative: protein MKSYSKLYNKYVPIFSFDNNENKCKKSVLLKYLNCRYNFVLIFGIILYIFLLNINIYDDRYGSEYIIIFNRNLSETSSSISSGNKNERLLEINNFTNTQKKVNTYDKGLNSLFKKSEKYLEKFINNDMSKRSSKSKTDVGSKEPIIYNNIGGSKMSGTKSNVIESNVSSTITKSLERNDSNTNIQEKVPKESKNTRKDVRTKNVNTSKRNEGLNDINESEKTRTRRPSTKSNNNNVSYENELESVSESFDNFLEDHMKEGVFLDGEKKTSHRKEVDDEKEHNRYDNKEKKKKDFDKRRTKFSSSDNRYKYADTTYYDILNVSPDADSSEIKRSYYKLALEYHPDKNPGDEEAKVKFQKVNEAYQILSDKEKRAQYDRMGMQCVEDMTLIDPSLLFMMLFSSEKLCDYIGVYDLTYMFNFIMKSMNEEHGGGLMFNMLGLMNKFFDKFKKDQEDREFDLAVSLKYRLEGYVNGDDDWEKQMENEIEDLLESNFSGHILESVGWIYENVGKCYILKNTTFMGWGARSAKKEYKKRDRMNDKRVFRSIFNTMGMIARFVLNPPPFMLEGQYMNYNNMGQITNNENTSNSCIVCSSSNRGPHGVQNINGLGNYSNAMAVETYIRKIFDSLMSTIVTLFLSIIEGTVRTSCKMVLVELDVDKDTLFKRAEGMKLLGQKMQKLAKRKKEKSAAKEMNSMDIIEKAIKEAKLRMESYREEN from the exons ATGAAATCATActcaaaattatataataaatatgtaccaatattttcttttgataACAATGAAAATAAGTGTAAAAAATctgtattattaaaatatttaaattgtaGGTACAATTTTGTGTTAATATTtggaataatattatatatctttttactA aatataaatatatatgatgatagATATGGTtcagaatatattataatattcaatAGAAATTTAAGCGAAACGAGTAGTTCTATAAGTTCAGGAAATAAGAATGAAAGGttattagaaataaataattttactaATACTCAAAAGAAAGTAAATACTTATGACAAGGGATTAAATAGtttgtttaaaaaaagtGAAAAGTATTTAGAGAAATTTATTAACAATGATATGTCAAAAAGATCATCTAAATCTAAAACAGATGTAGGATCTAAGGAaccaataatatataacaatataggAGGTTCTAAAATGTCAGGTACAAAAAGTAATGTAATAGAATCTAATGTTTCAAGTACAATAACGAAATCTTTAGAAAGAAATGATTCGAATACAAATATACAGGAAAAAGTTCCTAAAGAATCTAAAAATACCAGAAAAGATGTAAGAACTAAGAATGTAAATACAAGTAAGAGAAATGAAGGacttaatgatataaatgaatcAGAAAAAACAAGAACAAGAAGGCCATCAAcaaaatcaaataataataatgtatcaTACGAGAATGAATTAGAGAGTGTATCTGAATCGTTTGATAACTTTTTGGAGGATCATATGAAGGAAGGTGTTTTTTTAgatggggaaaaaaaaacatcacATAGGAAAGAAGTtgatgatgaaaaagaaCATAACAGATATGATaataaggaaaagaaaaaaaaagattttgATAAAAGGAGAACAAAATTTTCATCTTCTGATAACAGATATAAATATGCAGATACAacatattatgatatattaaatgtaagTCCAGATGCAGATTCAAGTGAAATTAAAAGAAGCTATTATAAATTAGCTTTAGAGTATCATCCCGACAAGAATCCAGGAGATGAAGAAGCAAAAGTAAAATTTCAAAAAGTAAATGAAGCATATCAAATATTAagtgataaagaaaaaagagcTCAATATGATAGAATGGGTATGCAGTGTGTTGAAGACATGACATTGATTGATCCATCTCTTTTATTTATGATGTTGTTTAGTTCAGAAAAGTTATGTGATTATATTGGAGTATATGATTTAACgtatatgtttaattttataatgaaATCAATGAATGAAGAACACGGTGGCGGGCTCATGTTTAATATGTTGGGATTAATGAATAAGTTTTTTGATAAATTTAAGAAGGATCAAGAGGACAGGGAATTTGATTTGGCAGtttctttaaaatatagGTTAGAAGGATATGTAAATGGTGATGATGATTGGGAAAAACAAATGGAAAATGAAATAGAAGATTTACTTGAATCGAATTTTTCTGGTCATATATTAGAATCTGTGGGCTGGATATATGAAAATGTAggaaaatgttatatattaaaaaatacaacaTTTATGGGATGGGGTGCAAGATCGgcaaaaaaggaatataagaAGAGAGATAGAATGAATGACAAACGAGTTTTTCGAAGTATATTTAATACAATGGGTATGATAGCAAGATTTGTGTTGAATCCTCCTCCATTTATGTTAGAAGGGcaatatatgaattataataacatgggacaaattacaaataatgaaaatacaaGTAATAGTTGTATTGTgtgtagtagtagtaataggGGACCTCATGGTGTACAAAACATTAATGGATTAGGTAATTATAGTAATGCAATGGCAGTGGAAACATATATCagaaaaatatttgattCGTTAATGTCAACAATAGTTACTTTATTTTTGAGTATTATCGAAGGAACTGTTAGAACAAGTTGTAAAATGGTTTTAGTTGAATTAGATGTGGATAAAGATACCTTGTTTAAAAGAGCGGAGGGTATGAAATTATTAGGGCAAAAGATGCAAAAATTggcaaaaagaaaaaaagaaaaaagtgcAGCAAAGGAAATGAATTCTATGGATATTATAGAAAAAGCTATAAAGGAAGCAAAATTAAGAATGGAATCGTATAGGGAGGAAAAttga
- a CDS encoding rifin, with protein sequence MNLHYTIILFFCLPLNILEISSYEINKNKPYISPHTPTTLRVLSECDLHTSIYDNDSDMKSVKENFDRQTSQRFEEYEERMIKNRKRCKEQCDKDIKKIIVKDKIEKSFAEKLEKGCLRCGFGLGGVAASVGIIGPIIVNELKKTALVAAAQTGTEAGIDKAIEVVISKYGVNKLYGVALEKSITSNNFKNVMFYIQAIQHRYNTMVCSAEPIDDIGPLCFLKDSLNDGVLFTKSISASAQKVVADATEKATLVTKAEVSAAEATSVNLYYAIAYSVIAILVIVLVMVIIFLILRYRRKKKMNKKAQYTKLLNQ encoded by the exons atgaatctGCACTAcactataatattatttttttgccttccattaaatatattggaaatatcatcatat gaaattaataaaaataaaccatACATCTCACCACATACACCAACTACATTACGAGTGTTAAGCGAATGTGACCTACATACATCAATTTATGATAATGATTCGGATATGAAATCTGTTAAGGAAAATTTCGATCGACAAACATCACAACGTTTTGAAGAATACGAAGAACGTATGATaaaaaacagaaaaagaTGTAAAGAACAATGTGacaaagatataaaaaaaattattgtaaAAGACAAAATCGAAAAATCATTTGCAGAAAAACTGGAAAAAGGTTGTCTTAGGTGTGGGTTTGGGTTAGGAGGTGTTGCAGCAAGTGTTGGAATAATTGGTCCAATTATTGTAAATGAGTTGAAAAAAACTGCTTTGGTTGCCGCAGCTCAAACGGGTACTGAGGCAGGTATTGATAAAGCCATTGAAGTAGTAATATCAAAATATGgtgtaaataaattatatggtGTTGCTCTGGAAAAAAGTATTActtctaataattttaaaaatgttatgttttatattcaaGCTATTCAACATAGATATAATACTATGGTATGTTCCGCAGAACCTATTGATGATATCGGTCCTCTTTGCTTTTTAAAAGATTCTTTAAATGATGGTGTTCTCTTTACTAAGTCTATTTCAGCAAGCGCACAAAAAGTTGTTGCAGATGCTACTGAGAAAGCTACATTAGTTACAAAAGCTGAGGTTTCCGCAGCAGAGGCTACAAGTGTCAATCTATATTATGCAATTGCTTACTCAGTCATTGCAATATTAGTTATAGTTTTGGTTATGgtaatcatttttttaatattacgttatcgacgaaaaaaaaaaatgaataaaaaagcccaatacacaaaattattaaatcaataa
- a CDS encoding stevor: MNMYYLKMLLFNILINTLVLPHYENYLNNHYNVGLIQNKTKRATIKSRLLAQTQIHNPHYHNDPELKEIIDKMNEEAIKKYQKTHNPYKQLKEVVEKNGKKYTSGNDTEPMSTLEKELLETYEEVFGDEKDITLKSGINSNDDNRSDNSSTCECTDINNAKLAKTKGRDKYLKHLKWRCTRAICFCSVGSLFLTFIGLAAARATDVAALNITFNGINYSIYATYVTILNMFNEASMIAAIQAGVGATVDGLADMLTPAAASASAIFGGFGIAALVLLILAVALIILYIWLYKRRKRSWKHECKKHLCK, from the exons atgaatatgtatTACCTTAAAATGTTATTGTttaacattttaataaatacattagTATTACCACATTat gaGAATTATCTAAATAACCATTATAATGTAGGTCTCATTCAAAACAAGACCAAAAGAGCGACGATAAAATCAAGACTTTTAGCACAAACCCAAATCCATAATCCGCATTATCATAATGACCCAGAACTCAAAGAAATAATTGATAAAATGAACGAGGAagcaataaaaaaataccaaAAAACTCATAATCCATATAAACAATTGAAAGAAGTAGTAGAAAAAAAtgggaaaaaatatacaagtGGAAATGATACAGAACCTATGTCAACGTTAGAAAAAGAACTATTGGAAACATATGAAGAAGTGTTTGGTGACGAAAAGGATATTACGTTAAAATCGGGTATAAACTCAAATGATGATAACAGATCAGATAACTCATCAACATGTGAATGTactgatattaataatgcGAAATTAGCAAAAACAAAAGGAAGAGATAAGTATTTAAAACACTTAAAATGGAGATGTACCCGTGCTATATGTTTTTGTTCAGTGGGTAGTCTATTCTTAACATTTATAGGGTTAGCTGCTGCAAGAGCTACTGACGTTGCTGCCTTGAATATTACTTTCAATGGAATAAATTATAGTATATACGCAACATATGTTACTATACTTAATATGTTTAATGAGGCATCTATGATTGCAGCTATTCAAGCAGGCGTTGGTGCTACTGTTGATGGTCTTGCCGATATGCTCACACCTGCTGCAGCTTCTGCTAGTGCAATTTTTGGAGGTTTTGGTATTGCAGCTTTGGTTCTACTTATATTAGCTGTTGCACTTATAATCTTATACATATGGTTGTATAAAAGAAGGAAAAGATCATGGAAACATGAATGCAAGAAACATTTATgtaagtaa
- a CDS encoding rifin, with product MKYNYTNILLFSLSLNILFLSSGVYNQGNHNLTLYKPTTTSRLLCECELYAPSNYDNDPEMKAVIHDFDHQTSERYKEYDKRTIKNRKKCKDQCDKEIQKIILKDKIEKELTEKLATLETNITTKDIPTCVCEKSLADKTEKFCLNCGFGLGSGVLQSLGLFGGSGIYAWTIGAPAAAIAAAKEAGAAAGIKAGHAVGATKVVELVNSKFGVETLGGQTLNDFFTATNYMNETLIFEAVHKEFYKTCVYSGTNASDRICIIFNSLSTGQGGTVTANEFIGTTAKEIVTQAQYTSNATASNVTTVKTAALKAKNMAVVEAGFDSYITAVNASIAAIFIIVLVMVIIYLILRYRRKKKMKKKLQYIKLLKE from the exons atgaagtacAATTACActaatatattactattttccctttcattaaatatattgtttttatcaTCAGGG GTATATAATCAAGGGAACCATAACCTTACACTATATAAGCCAACTACTACCTCAAGACTGTTATGCGAATGTGAATTGTATGCACCATCCAACTATGACAATGACCCTGAAATGAAAGCTGTGATTCACGATTTTGATCATCAAACATCTGAACgatataaagaatatgacAAACGTACGATcaaaaacagaaaaaaatgtaaagacCAATGTGACaaagaaatacaaaaaattatattaaaggaTAAAATCGAAAAAGAATTAACAGAAAAATTAGCGACATTAGAAACAAACATAACTACTAAGGATATTCCCACCTGTGTTTGCGAAAAATCCTTAGCAGACAAAACAGAAAAATTTTGTCTCAACTGTGGGTTTGGATTGGGAAGTGGTGTGTTGCAGTCTTTAGGTTTATTTGGGGGAAGTGGTATCTATGCTTGGACAATCGGTGCTCCGGCCGCGGCTATTGCAGCCGCCAAGGAAGCCGGTGCTGCAGCAGGTATTAAAGCAGGTCATGCTGTGGGTGCGACTAAAGTCGTTGAATTAGTAAATTCAAAATTTGGTGTAGAAACTCTAGGTGGTCAGACATTGAATGACTTTTTTACTGcaacaaattatatgaatgagACTCTCATTTTTGAAGCTGTCCATAAGGAATTTTATAAAACCTGTGTGTATAGTGGTACTAACGCTAGTGATCGTATTTGCATAATTTTTAACTCATTAAGTACTGGTCAGGGAGGAACTGTTACAGCGAATGAATTTATAGGAACAACTGCAAAAGAAATTGTTACACAAGCTCAATATACTTCTAATGCCACAGCTTCCAATGTTACTACTGTAAAAACAGCAGCACTTAAGGCAAAAAACATGGCGGTGGTAGAAGCTGGATTTGACAGTTATATTACTGCTGTAAATGCTTCTATTGCTgcaatatttattatagttTTAGTTAtggtaattatttatttaattttacgttatcgtagaaaaaagaaaatgaagaaaaaactccaatatataaaattattaaaagaataa